From the Aquitalea magnusonii genome, one window contains:
- a CDS encoding universal stress protein, producing MYQRIFVPVDDSDTSNLALAEACRLAKSMNSTIRLVHVVDLAQFGWGGTEFLDAAELQKSIKQAGEQVLGQAQAQAVAAGLTPEVKILESWGDKIASVLLDDANSWGADLVVMGTHGWSGLMHILMGSVAEGLLKQADVPVLLVRNAGE from the coding sequence AACCTTGCGCTGGCTGAAGCATGCCGGCTGGCGAAAAGCATGAACAGCACCATCCGGCTGGTGCATGTGGTGGATCTGGCGCAGTTTGGCTGGGGTGGCACCGAGTTTCTTGATGCGGCAGAACTGCAAAAATCCATCAAGCAAGCTGGTGAGCAAGTGCTGGGTCAGGCGCAGGCGCAGGCAGTGGCTGCCGGGCTGACACCGGAAGTGAAGATCCTGGAAAGCTGGGGCGACAAGATTGCCTCGGTGTTGCTGGATGATGCCAATAGCTGGGGGGCCGATCTGGTGGTGATGGGAACCCACGGTTGGAGCGGCTTGATGCACATCCTGATGGGCAGCGTGGCCGAGGGCTTGCTCAAGCAGGCGGATGTGCCGGTTTTGCTGGTGCGTAACGCCGGTGAGTAA
- a CDS encoding helix-turn-helix domain-containing protein gives MKLFEKITNPREIRRKLGLNQQEFWSRIGVTQSGGSRYESGRNMPKPVRELLRLVHVEQIDLSKVRREDFEIVEYLKETHPDLYKSLRKAVRAKMEAQEGSSEATAS, from the coding sequence ATGAAACTCTTTGAAAAAATCACCAACCCGCGTGAAATCCGCCGCAAGCTCGGCCTCAACCAACAGGAATTCTGGAGCCGCATTGGCGTAACCCAGTCCGGTGGTTCTCGTTACGAAAGCGGTCGCAACATGCCAAAACCGGTACGCGAACTGCTGCGTCTGGTGCATGTTGAGCAGATCGACCTGTCGAAGGTGCGCCGCGAAGACTTCGAAATCGTCGAGTATCTGAAGGAAACCCACCCTGACCTGTACAAGAGCCTGCGCAAGGCCGTACGTGCCAAGATGGAAGCTCAGGAAGGCAGCAGCGAAGCAACCGCAAGCTGA
- the argE gene encoding acetylornithine deacetylase, with translation MSSSYLSLLRTLVAFDTTSRHSNMELIDWVQQYLADHGIACRRTLNDEGNKANLFARIGTEDQPLLLLSGHTDVVPVDGQAWSTPPFQLTDKGDGRWYGRGAADMKGFIACVLAHVPHWVELAGQGRLRQGIGIALSYDEEVGCLGVPRLIDGLLQDQVAVAGCIIGEPTSMRPVIAHKGIAHYHCHVQGRAAHSSLTPQGVNAIEYAARLITHVRRLADTEASFGHHQPLYDVPFTTLQTGTIHGGTANNIVPKDCEFTFECRWLPGDDPQRFVDSVRDYADKLLLEMRQVASEADISIVPRVYCPAFEATPDSEVLHYVEKLCACHGGDGVAYTTEAGVFHAAGIPCVVLGPGSIEQAHRPDEFIEESQLAACFDWLARLTEELCRTQDPA, from the coding sequence ATGTCTTCTTCCTATCTTTCCTTGCTGCGCACATTGGTGGCGTTTGATACCACCAGTCGCCATTCCAATATGGAGCTGATCGACTGGGTGCAGCAATATCTGGCCGATCATGGCATTGCATGCCGGCGCACCCTGAATGACGAGGGAAACAAGGCCAATCTGTTTGCGCGCATCGGTACGGAGGATCAGCCGCTGTTGCTGCTCTCCGGCCATACCGATGTGGTACCGGTGGATGGTCAGGCATGGTCAACCCCACCCTTCCAACTGACTGACAAAGGCGATGGCCGCTGGTATGGTCGCGGCGCTGCCGATATGAAGGGCTTTATCGCCTGCGTTCTGGCCCATGTGCCGCATTGGGTGGAGCTGGCGGGGCAGGGGCGCTTGCGCCAGGGCATCGGTATTGCCCTTTCCTATGACGAGGAAGTTGGTTGTCTGGGGGTGCCAAGACTGATTGATGGCTTGTTGCAGGACCAGGTGGCCGTGGCCGGCTGCATCATCGGGGAGCCTACCTCGATGCGGCCGGTGATTGCACACAAGGGCATTGCCCATTATCACTGCCATGTGCAGGGGCGCGCCGCCCATTCTTCCTTGACGCCCCAAGGCGTCAATGCCATTGAGTACGCTGCCCGGCTGATCACCCATGTGCGCAGGCTGGCGGATACCGAGGCTTCTTTTGGCCATCATCAACCTTTATATGATGTGCCGTTCACCACTTTGCAGACCGGTACCATTCATGGTGGTACTGCCAACAATATCGTGCCCAAGGATTGCGAATTCACCTTTGAGTGCCGTTGGTTGCCGGGGGATGATCCGCAACGCTTTGTCGATTCGGTGCGGGATTACGCTGACAAGCTGCTGCTGGAGATGCGCCAGGTGGCTTCAGAGGCTGACATCAGCATTGTGCCGCGGGTGTATTGCCCGGCCTTCGAGGCCACGCCTGATAGCGAGGTATTGCACTATGTTGAAAAACTGTGTGCCTGCCATGGCGGAGATGGTGTGGCCTACACCACGGAAGCCGGGGTGTTCCATGCGGCGGGAATACCGTGCGTGGTGCTGGGGCCGGGGTCGATCGAGCAGGCACATCGTCCGGATGAGTTTATTGAGGAGAGTCAACTGGCGGCCTGTTTTGACTGGCTGGCACGGCTGACCGAGGAGTTGTGTCGCACGCAGGATCCGGCCTGA
- a CDS encoding sodium-dependent transporter: MKQDSRSSASAGASKARDGFTSSFGVLAATLGSAVGLGNIWKFPYLTGTNGGAGFLIVYVCATLLVGLPVMISEIMLGRRAKSDAVTALKKLAPAGQPWWLISAFGVLSAFLIMAFYSEVAAWVFAYVFKAIGGGILSSNPQVTSSAFGKLIADPVQSLLWQWLVLALIGGILLMGVAKGIEAVTKKLMPILFLLLVVIGVRSLMLPGAMQGVSFLFTPDFSKITAGVVLTAVGLAFFKLSIGMGTMMTYGSYFRDDQNIPATTLRVMCADLFVSMLAGIAIFPAVFAFGFKPEAGPSLLFITIPAVFASMPMGQLFMVAFFILAAIASTGAMLSILEVPVSVLSERFGISRPRATVLNLLVLALFGATCALSNSSMADFKLFGMTMFDLFDFVTSNILMPLGGIFLCLFVGWVWGFERLKAALSNEGRLHNEGLVRVLLLVVRFVSPLLILVVMLKGLKLF; encoded by the coding sequence ATGAAACAGGACAGCAGATCCTCGGCCTCCGCAGGCGCCAGCAAGGCGCGTGACGGTTTTACCTCCAGCTTCGGTGTGCTGGCAGCAACGCTGGGCTCGGCCGTAGGCCTTGGCAATATCTGGAAGTTTCCCTACCTGACCGGTACCAATGGTGGTGCCGGTTTTCTGATTGTTTATGTCTGTGCCACCTTGCTGGTGGGGCTGCCGGTGATGATTTCCGAAATCATGCTGGGGCGCCGTGCCAAGTCCGATGCGGTGACTGCACTCAAGAAACTGGCACCTGCCGGTCAGCCCTGGTGGCTGATCAGCGCCTTTGGCGTGTTGTCTGCCTTTTTGATCATGGCGTTTTATTCCGAAGTGGCCGCCTGGGTGTTTGCCTATGTGTTCAAGGCCATTGGCGGCGGCATTTTGTCCAGCAATCCACAAGTGACCTCTTCGGCGTTTGGCAAGCTGATTGCCGATCCGGTGCAGTCGCTGCTGTGGCAATGGCTGGTGCTGGCGCTGATTGGCGGCATTCTGCTGATGGGGGTGGCCAAGGGGATTGAGGCGGTCACCAAAAAACTGATGCCCATCCTTTTCCTGTTGCTGGTGGTAATCGGTGTGCGCAGCCTGATGCTGCCGGGTGCCATGCAGGGGGTCAGCTTTCTGTTTACCCCGGATTTTTCCAAGATTACCGCCGGGGTGGTGCTCACCGCGGTGGGGCTGGCCTTCTTCAAGCTGTCCATCGGCATGGGCACCATGATGACCTATGGCAGTTACTTCCGCGATGATCAGAACATTCCGGCTACCACGCTGCGCGTGATGTGTGCCGACCTGTTTGTATCCATGCTGGCCGGCATTGCCATCTTTCCTGCGGTGTTTGCCTTTGGCTTCAAGCCGGAAGCCGGGCCGTCGCTGCTGTTCATTACCATTCCGGCGGTGTTTGCCAGCATGCCCATGGGGCAGTTGTTCATGGTGGCTTTCTTCATTCTGGCTGCGATTGCCTCTACCGGTGCCATGCTGTCGATTCTGGAAGTGCCGGTATCGGTATTGAGTGAGCGCTTTGGCATCAGCCGTCCCAGGGCAACGGTATTGAACTTGTTGGTGCTGGCACTGTTTGGCGCAACGTGTGCCTTGTCCAACAGCAGCATGGCCGATTTCAAACTGTTTGGCATGACCATGTTTGATCTGTTTGACTTTGTGACTTCCAATATCCTGATGCCGCTGGGGGGGATTTTCCTCTGCCTGTTTGTTGGCTGGGTGTGGGGCTTTGAGCGTTTGAAAGCTGCCTTGTCCAATGAAGGGCGGCTGCATAACGAGGGCTTGGTGCGTGTGCTGCTGCTGGTGGTGCGCTTTGTCTCTCCGCTGCTGATTCTGGTGGTCATGCTCAAGGGTTTGAAGTTGTTCTGA
- a CDS encoding DNA-3-methyladenine glycosylase I codes for MYPASLPRCHWCGDDPLYIAYHDEEWGRPQHDEHKLFEMLILEGAQAGLSWITILRKREGYRRAFHGFDPQQVAQMTEADVERLMQDSGIVRNRLKIRSAIRNAKVFLQLQQQHGSFDQWLWAHTAGVSQLNHWQSASECPATSPLSDCISRELKKAGMNFVGSTVIYAYLQATGVVNDHLLGCHQHPEYQPTADQAGQVSNTTVQNKPSAE; via the coding sequence ATGTACCCAGCATCCCTGCCCCGCTGTCACTGGTGTGGCGACGATCCGCTCTATATTGCCTACCACGACGAAGAATGGGGCCGCCCGCAGCACGATGAGCACAAGCTGTTTGAAATGCTGATTCTGGAAGGCGCACAAGCGGGTTTGTCGTGGATCACCATCCTGCGCAAGCGGGAAGGCTATCGTCGGGCGTTTCACGGTTTCGATCCGCAACAAGTCGCCCAGATGACCGAGGCAGATGTCGAGCGCCTGATGCAGGATAGTGGCATCGTACGCAACCGGCTGAAAATACGCAGCGCCATCCGCAACGCCAAAGTTTTCCTGCAACTGCAGCAACAACACGGCAGCTTTGATCAGTGGCTGTGGGCACATACCGCTGGCGTCAGCCAGTTGAATCACTGGCAATCCGCCAGCGAATGCCCGGCCACCTCGCCACTATCAGACTGCATCAGCCGGGAACTGAAAAAAGCCGGGATGAATTTCGTCGGCAGCACGGTGATCTATGCCTATCTGCAAGCCACCGGCGTCGTCAACGACCACCTGCTGGGCTGCCACCAACACCCGGAATACCAGCCAACTGCGGATCAGGCCGGGCAGGTATCAAATACCACGGTGCAGAACAAACCATCCGCTGAATGA
- the fliW gene encoding flagellar assembly protein FliW, producing the protein MLFNSSQLGTVEVDESTIINFAQGIPALENCTQFKLFHNADSDNPSVFWMQSLNDAEITFSVTHPAQLGVRYEVELSDEEVARLKLSKPEDAIILVLLYQEQAESESHPALGELKANIRNPLIINLASRQGLQKTGLSCDILMHNLA; encoded by the coding sequence ATGCTATTCAATTCCAGCCAACTCGGCACCGTAGAAGTGGATGAAAGCACCATCATCAATTTTGCCCAAGGCATCCCGGCCCTGGAAAACTGCACCCAGTTCAAACTGTTTCACAATGCCGACAGTGACAACCCATCGGTCTTCTGGATGCAGTCGCTTAACGATGCAGAGATTACCTTCAGCGTCACCCATCCGGCCCAACTTGGCGTGCGCTATGAAGTGGAACTGAGTGATGAGGAAGTTGCCCGCCTGAAACTGAGCAAGCCGGAAGATGCAATCATTCTGGTACTGCTATACCAGGAGCAGGCAGAATCGGAATCCCACCCGGCACTGGGTGAGCTGAAAGCCAATATCCGCAATCCGCTGATCATCAATCTGGCAAGCCGCCAGGGCCTGCAGAAAACCGGCCTGTCCTGCGACATCCTGATGCACAATCTTGCCTGA
- a CDS encoding ferritin-like domain-containing protein, whose translation MMNPSSLYPQIEAALRCCDVSAKLAATEALHVAWQAGQLQRLEAGLTRLPVAGHPDKPELVHATKVPRRRPGSPQGQPAMLHAIAHIEFNAVNLALDAAWRFRDMPDAFVSDWLRIAAEEARHFRLLQQRLQQLGYAYGDFPAHNGLWEICHHTDHDVLVRMALVPRVLEARGLDASPELKRKLVNIGDHASAAILDIILQDEIGHVQVGNHWFHWLCRERGQDPASTFMALLDEHDLTVHRGSYNLDARRRAGFTEAELAWLQHAKSTQSV comes from the coding sequence ATGATGAATCCTTCTTCCCTGTATCCGCAGATTGAGGCGGCATTGCGCTGCTGCGATGTGTCAGCCAAATTGGCTGCAACCGAGGCGCTGCATGTCGCGTGGCAAGCTGGCCAACTGCAAAGGCTGGAGGCGGGGCTGACACGCCTGCCGGTGGCCGGGCATCCAGACAAGCCGGAACTGGTGCATGCCACCAAGGTGCCGCGCCGTCGTCCGGGCTCGCCGCAGGGGCAGCCGGCCATGTTGCATGCCATTGCCCATATCGAATTTAATGCGGTGAATCTGGCACTGGATGCCGCCTGGCGTTTTCGCGACATGCCGGATGCCTTTGTGAGTGACTGGTTGCGCATTGCCGCAGAAGAAGCCCGGCACTTCCGGCTGTTGCAGCAGCGCCTGCAGCAACTGGGTTACGCCTATGGCGATTTCCCGGCACATAACGGCCTGTGGGAAATCTGCCACCATACCGATCACGATGTGCTGGTACGCATGGCATTGGTCCCCAGGGTGCTGGAAGCCCGCGGCCTGGATGCCAGTCCGGAACTCAAGCGCAAGCTGGTCAATATCGGTGATCATGCCAGCGCAGCGATTCTGGATATCATCCTGCAGGATGAAATAGGTCATGTGCAGGTGGGGAATCACTGGTTTCACTGGCTGTGCCGCGAGCGTGGGCAGGATCCGGCAAGCACCTTCATGGCCTTGCTGGACGAGCACGATCTGACCGTCCACCGTGGCAGCTACAATCTGGATGCGCGGCGCCGCGCCGGTTTCACCGAGGCAGAGCTGGCATGGCTGCAACATGCCAAATCCACGCAGTCGGTCTGA